One segment of Panulirus ornatus isolate Po-2019 chromosome 33, ASM3632096v1, whole genome shotgun sequence DNA contains the following:
- the LOC139759593 gene encoding octopamine receptor beta-2R-like translates to MPTSPTPPPLHRKTTPLLLLLLLVSGPLFPEAGAWDGEAVTTPAAPPPANSLKSSTTSATTNTAAASPRTTKDTAKPTPSVTTHTTFTSSDNASEGPCLPVVTHIEDAVPMGDEGGAREARGPRHKDNNQNTSVLGHPAGTAVTRNVTVPAFYQDATTRFFGNDTYLGEELEVEVWSGADLGLIAVKAIVMCTIIMVSVLGNILVIVSVALHRRLHSTANYLLVSLATADMLVALCAMTFNASVELSGGRWMFGRIMCDLWNSFDVYFSTVSILHLCCISVDRYYAIVRPLEYPLTITRRILAIMLAHCWMAPTLISFLPILLGWYTTAEHLRNRDSQPHACTFVVNAVFALVSSAVSFWVPCTVMVVMYFRIYQEARKQERALLSRASSANSAAYSASVRLSTGSQQQQQQQQQDPTAAAMARQQLLVALQSTPFTPTNRHQELLMKTFSDTSSTASVATTASGVPSVGPSGSSSSRSSSGGAVVANMAAGNGAGAVNIAKSSGVNGSNSGTGWRSRHGSNASWHGPSRHNPHVPCGRRMHSTPLVATKASPLPVGRREHKAARTLGLIMGAFVLCWLPFFTWYVSINVCGPSCRCPHAVVTALFWIGYFNSTLNPFIYAYFRTDFREAFHRTLKRMSCCRPRQPAGVFV, encoded by the coding sequence ATGCCCACCTCGCCAACACCGCCGCCCCTGCACCGCAAGACTACGCCTCTTCTTTTACTTCTCCTGCTGGTGTCGGGCCCGCTGTTCCCTGAGGCGGGAGCCTGGGATGGTGAGGCCGTCACCACACCTGCCGCCCCACCGCCCGCCAACTCCCTCAAGTCttccaccaccagcgccacaacTAACACTGCCGCCGCCTCTCCCCGGACGACCAAAGACACAGCCAAACCCACGCCTTCCGTCacgacacacacaacattcacgtCATCCGACAATGCGTCTGAAGGGCCTTGTCTACCCGTCGTCACCCATATCGAGGACGCTGTCCCCATGGGGGATGAGGGCGGCGCTAGGGAAGCCAGGGGGCCTCGCCACAAAGACAATAATCAAAATACTAGCGTGCTCGGGCACCCCGCTGGGACGGCGGTCACGAGAAACGTAACAGTTCCCGCGTTCTACCAGGACGCCACCACCCGGTTCTTCGGAAACGACACCTATCTTGGGGAGGAGCTGGAGGTCGAGGTGTGGTCGGGTGCGGACCTGGGGCTGATCGCAGTAAAGGCAATTGTGAtgtgcaccatcatcatggtgtcGGTCTTGGGTAACATCCTGGTGATCGTCAGCGTCGCCCTTCACCGCCGCCTCCACTCCACTGCTAACTACCTCCTGGTGTCCCTAGCCACGGCAGACATGCTCGTCGCCCTGTGTGCCATGACCTTCAACGCCTCCGTCGAGTTATCTGGAGGTCGCTGGATGTTTGGTCGCATCATGTGCGATTTATGGAACAGCTTCGACGTCTACTTCTCAACGGTGTCGATCTTACATCTCTGTTGCATCAGCGTGGACCGCTACTACGCCATCGTGCGGCCGCTGGAATACCCGCTCACCATTACCCGCCGTATCCTGGCCATCATGCTGGCCCACTGCTGGATGGCTCCCACGCTCATCTCCTTCCTGCCCATCCTGCTGGGCTGGTACACCACGGCCGAACACCTCCGCAACAGAGACTCACAGCCTCACGCCTGCACCTTCGTCGTGAATGCTGTCTTTGCTCTCGTCTCTTCAGCGGTGTCTTTCTGGGTGCCGTGCACCGTCATGGTGGTCATGTATTTCCGGATTTACCAAGAGGCGCGCAAACAGGAGCGAGCGCTGCTGTCTCGCGCTTCATCGGCCAACTCCGCGGCCTACTCCGCCTCTGTAAGGCTGAGTACCGGttctcagcagcagcaacagcagcagcagcaggacccgACAGCTGCAGCTATGGCTCGTCAGCAGCTGTTGGTAGCCCTACAGTCGACTCCCTTCACGCCAACAAACCGACATCAAGAGCTCCTCATGAAGACCTTCAGCGACACATCGTCAACAGCGTCCGTGGCGACGACCGCATCGGGCGTGCCGTCCGTGGGTCCCTCAGGCAGCAGCAGCTcccgcagcagcagcggcggtgctGTGGTGGCCAATATGGCGGCGGGTAATGGCGCGGGTGCAGTTAACATCGCCAAGTCCAGTGGCGTTAATGGCAGTAACAGTGGTACTGGGTGGCGATCCAGGCACGGCAGCAACGCCTCATGGCACGGTCCCTCCCGGCACAACCCGCACGTACCGTGCGGACGTCGTATGCACAGCACGCCGCTGGTGGCGACCAAGGCCAGCCCCCTGCCTGTGGGACGTCGGGAACACAAGGCGGCCCGCACCCTGGGGCTCATCATGGGCGCCTTCGTGCTGTGCTGGCTGCCCTTCTTCACGTGGTACGTCAGCATCAACGTGTGCGGCCCCTCCTGCCGCTGCCCGCACGCCGTCGTCACCGCGCTCTTCTGGATCGGATACTTTAACTCTACCCTCAACCCCTTCATCTACGCTTACTTTCGTACCGACTTCCGTGAGGCTTTCCACCGCACCCTGAAGCGGATGAGTTGCTGCCGTCCGCGTCAGCCGGCAGGGGTGTTCGTCTGA